The Pseudoalteromonas ruthenica genome has a window encoding:
- the yfcC gene encoding putative basic amino acid antiporter YfcC, with protein sequence MTNHTRFSLPSASVILMSVALLAYASTWFVQPGWFAMDAQQTTVSLAQFQQQQTQLQLPLFASNGEVGFVNVLFEGLVAGDKFGATIGVMAFILITGGAFSVLMHTGAINRAVLALIGRTQKLQWLFIPVLFTLFSLGGAIFGMGEEAIAFCVVLLPIMKQLGYNAQTTVLVTYVATQIGFASSWMNPFSIAIAQSIAELGVFSGAPLRMFAWVCFTLLGMTYTYRYAKHSRALPAEPAPSTSYAPLCRADKTLLLLFAGVIAWVIWGVTLHQYYIPQLAGQFFTLAVLSAIVAKFMYRTSFSRSAEMFTQGAQELLPAALLVALAKGIVLLLGGNELSEPSVLNTLLYYSATLLHGMPEALAAWSMLVFQSLFNFFVSSGSGQAAITMPIMAPLGDLLNVGRQTVVLAFQLGDGLTNIIIPTSASLIGCLGVVKLEWGQWFLFIWRLQLALFALASAFVIGAQFMQYS encoded by the coding sequence ATGACTAATCACACGCGTTTTTCTTTGCCCAGTGCCAGCGTTATTTTGATGTCGGTGGCCTTACTTGCCTATGCCAGTACCTGGTTTGTGCAACCTGGCTGGTTTGCTATGGACGCTCAGCAAACTACGGTCAGCTTGGCGCAATTTCAACAACAACAAACGCAGCTGCAATTGCCGTTATTTGCAAGTAACGGCGAAGTCGGCTTTGTGAATGTACTATTCGAAGGGCTCGTTGCTGGCGATAAATTTGGCGCTACCATTGGCGTCATGGCATTTATTCTTATTACCGGCGGAGCGTTTTCGGTTCTGATGCACACCGGCGCTATAAACCGCGCTGTTTTAGCACTGATCGGCCGCACTCAAAAGCTACAATGGCTATTTATTCCTGTGCTGTTTACATTGTTTTCTCTTGGCGGCGCCATATTTGGCATGGGTGAAGAGGCAATCGCCTTTTGTGTCGTGCTGCTGCCAATTATGAAGCAGCTAGGCTACAACGCTCAAACCACAGTGTTAGTGACCTATGTGGCAACACAAATCGGGTTTGCGAGCTCATGGATGAACCCATTTAGTATCGCCATTGCTCAGTCCATTGCTGAACTCGGCGTGTTCTCCGGTGCCCCCTTGCGGATGTTCGCTTGGGTGTGTTTTACATTGCTGGGCATGACCTACACCTATCGCTATGCAAAACACAGTCGCGCATTACCCGCTGAACCTGCGCCGAGCACAAGTTATGCGCCTCTTTGTCGAGCTGATAAAACACTATTATTGCTGTTTGCCGGTGTCATTGCCTGGGTGATTTGGGGAGTGACCTTGCACCAGTATTACATTCCGCAACTTGCTGGCCAATTTTTTACTTTGGCGGTGTTAAGCGCCATTGTTGCCAAGTTCATGTATCGCACCTCGTTTTCGCGCAGTGCAGAGATGTTTACGCAAGGAGCACAAGAGCTGCTACCGGCCGCGTTATTGGTCGCTTTGGCCAAAGGCATCGTGCTTTTACTCGGTGGCAATGAGCTCAGTGAGCCTTCGGTGTTAAACACGCTTTTATATTACAGCGCCACCCTCTTACACGGCATGCCCGAAGCGCTGGCAGCATGGAGTATGTTGGTGTTTCAAAGCTTATTTAACTTCTTTGTCTCCTCAGGTTCGGGGCAAGCTGCGATCACCATGCCGATTATGGCGCCTTTGGGTGACTTGCTTAATGTTGGTCGGCAAACCGTGGTACTCGCCTTCCAGCTCGGTGACGGCCTGACCAATATCATTATTCCCACCTCAGCAAGCCTGATTGGTTGTTTGGGCGTGGTGAAGTTAGAGTGGGGCCAATGGTTTCTATTTATTTGGCGCCTGCAGCTTGCGCTATTTGCCCTCGCCAGCGCTTTTGTTATCGGCGCTCAATTTATGCAATACAGTTAA
- the iadA gene encoding beta-aspartyl-peptidase: MITLINNVTTYNPDPIGQQTIALGGEHILGIDPDLTFTSSLQQTVIDGSTLIAVPGFVDSLVHICGGGGEDGFASRTPEMMLSDAITAGITTVVGALGTDSIGRTHSNLLAKAKGLKEEGLNAYCYTGAYHLPAPSLTGSIEKDIMFIDEVIGVGEVAISDHRGSQLDAKQLSELAAYARVAGMLSNKRGTISIHVGPSDSHLALLHEVAAHYDVPLNRFYPTHMNRNQQLLDAGIAFANAGGWIDFTTSTTDYDLAHGEVSAARALAQCLAKGVEKTRLTMSSDGHASLPVFDENNHLVGLEVGHERSLLLAFIEAVKEHKVAFADALRAITSNPANVLGIQKGTLAAGACADLVLLDSTSLLPRWVFVRGQCMMADGELIRKGRFE; encoded by the coding sequence ATGATCACACTTATTAACAACGTTACTACTTACAACCCCGACCCTATAGGGCAACAAACTATCGCCTTGGGCGGCGAGCATATTCTCGGTATAGACCCTGATCTCACGTTCACCAGCTCCCTGCAGCAAACAGTCATAGATGGCAGCACGCTGATTGCCGTGCCCGGCTTTGTTGATTCATTAGTGCATATTTGTGGCGGTGGCGGTGAAGACGGTTTCGCCAGTCGCACGCCGGAAATGATGCTCAGTGATGCGATAACCGCCGGGATCACCACGGTTGTTGGCGCCCTTGGCACTGATTCAATCGGCCGCACACACAGTAATTTGCTGGCTAAGGCTAAAGGACTCAAAGAAGAAGGGCTCAATGCCTATTGCTATACCGGTGCGTATCATCTGCCAGCGCCCTCGCTCACCGGCAGTATTGAAAAAGACATTATGTTCATTGATGAAGTCATCGGTGTCGGTGAAGTCGCTATTAGCGATCATCGCGGCTCTCAGCTGGATGCGAAGCAGCTTAGTGAGCTGGCAGCATATGCTCGGGTTGCAGGTATGCTAAGTAATAAGCGCGGCACGATTAGTATTCATGTCGGCCCTAGTGACAGTCATTTAGCGCTCCTGCATGAGGTGGCTGCCCACTATGATGTACCATTAAACCGCTTCTACCCCACCCATATGAATCGCAACCAGCAGCTGCTTGACGCCGGTATCGCCTTTGCCAATGCCGGTGGCTGGATAGATTTCACCACCAGCACCACCGACTATGACTTAGCACATGGCGAAGTCAGTGCGGCGCGCGCTTTGGCACAATGCTTAGCCAAGGGTGTTGAAAAAACTCGTTTAACGATGAGTTCTGATGGCCACGCTAGCTTGCCAGTGTTTGATGAGAACAACCATTTGGTGGGTCTTGAGGTCGGGCATGAGCGCTCGTTATTACTGGCATTTATTGAAGCAGTCAAAGAGCATAAGGTGGCGTTTGCCGATGCATTACGAGCGATAACCAGCAACCCTGCGAACGTACTGGGAATACAAAAAGGTACGCTGGCAGCGGGGGCGTGTGCTGATTTAGTGTTGCTTGATAGCACTTCACTGTTGCCACGGTGGGTGTTCGTGCGCGGTCAATGCATGATGGCCGATGGTGAGCTGATACGCAAAGGCCGTTTTGAATAG